The nucleotide sequence TGGCGCTGAGGCACGCGAGGACACCCACCTGAAGGCTGGAGAGGAGCGGGGTAACCTGCACGCCCTTGTCCGTGATGATGGTGGCCGTCTGTACTTTTACCGGGGCGTCGGCGGGCTCGGGCGCTTTCTTATAAACCGGGAAGTCGTATTGACCGAGGACGATGCCTTCGAGGAGGGGCAGGGGCGGCACGCTGGCGTGTCGGGCGATGTCGAAGTAGACATGGCTCACGCGATTCTGTTTCAGGAGATCGGCGGCCTTGCCCGCGGCGCGGCGCAGGGTCTCGTCTTCGAAATCATCCTTCGCACCGAGGCCCAGGACCAGCACGCCCTGGTAGGTGCTGCGGGGCGTGGGCAGGTAATAGCATTGTTGCGCCTTGCCGGAGAACACGCCCTTGTCCGCGAGGGTCTGAAGCAGTTCGTCGTCCTTTTCATTGAGGAGTGCGCTGTCCAGAGGGAAGGCCTTTTCGAAAAGGGGGACGATCAGGCAGGATTCTTCTTCGACAACGGTGCAGCTATCGAAAGGGACAACTTCTACGTTCATGGGTAACCTCGCTGTTATTGGAGCGCGCGGTGAGGCGCGGATTAATAGGGCCGAGTGGACGGATAGGACCGATTTTCTCGTGATTAAAAAGTCCGGTATTATAGCAGGTTCGGGTGGTCAGGTGCCTGTTGGAATGATCGGCAGGATCACGTGCGAGGGATGGGCCGAATCGTGCAGCACCGTTTGCGTCACGGTTTGAAAGGCGGTCGCCAGGCCGATGTTGGGTTCGGGCGTGTTGGGATTGCGCAGATAGTAGGGGAAATAGCTGCTGGATATTTCGATGCGGATGCGGTGGCCTTGTTTGAACAGGTTGCCTGTGGGGCGATGGAACTCCAGGGTGTATTCGTAGGTCTCGCCCGGCGTCAGGGTTGTTAGCGCAGATGGGTTGAAGGTACCGCTTTTTTCGGGATCGCGATGACGGGCCCGCATGACGCCTTCGCCCAGGAACAGCGCGCGGCCATCGGGTTGAACGTCGATTATCCGTATCATCCAGTCCGTGTCGTGGCCGCTCGTGGCGGCGAAGAGCGTGGCTGTGATGGGGCCCACCACTTCGACATCCTCCGTCAGCGCGGGCGTATCGTAGACGAGCACATCGTTTCGCGCGCTTGAGGTCTGCACGTCCCGTGGGCCATCGATGTGGCCGTTGCCGAAGGCGGGAGAGGGTGTGGGGTCGAGGGGAATGTAGACGTAGTGATCCGGTGCTTCCTCGCCCGGTGCCTCCGTGCTCAAGTGGCCGTCGCCCGCCGCGCCATTGGCTTCACCATCGCTGTGGAGGTAGTACTTCGTAAACTGAGTCTGGGGCAGGGGCCAGTCCTCTGCGGCGCGCCAGGCGTTGCGACCCATCACGAAAACGTGGACCGGCGGATCGTCGAGCACGCCATTCTCGATGCCCTTCAGGTGATAGTCGAACCAGCGGATCACATAGCCGTCCCAATCGATGATGGCGTCAGGCCCGAAGTCCACGCCCGCCGCCACGCGCTCGGTGTTGATGATGTGCTGCCACGGCCCGATGACCATGCGGGGGCGTCGGGCTTCGGGTGTCCCGCCGTGATCCTTCATCGCGAGGTAGTTCATGGGTGAGCCGGGAAAGTCCGCGTCAAACCATCCCGTGATGGCGAGGGACGGCACGGTGATCCGGGCGTAGTCCTCGGGCGTCTGATAGGCGATGGCCTTCCAGTATTCGCCCTCGGCGGTGTTCTGCAGGATCCACTTGCGCCACCAGTCATTGGGCAGATAGTTGCGCGTCTTGTCGAAATCGATATAGGGGAGTTTGCTGTAGGCCTGCTCGCGGCCCACGGCAAAGCCACCGTAGCCGCCGGGACCCGCGCTGTGGGGGAGGCGGGCGGACATGTTACCCGCCCAGTCGATCATCCAGGACACGTAGATGCCGTTCTGGTACGGGCAATTGTAAAAGTGATCGGGTGGCGCCACCTCCGGCACGATGGCCTTGAGCGCGGTCGGCGCCTGCGAGGCCGTCCACCATTGCGTCCAGCCCATGTAGGACAGGCCATACATGCCCACATTGCCGTTGCACCAGGGCTGCGCGGCGATCCACTGCACCAGGTCGTAGCCATCGGTCTTGTGCTGGGGGGAGAAGGGATCCCAGTCCCCGCCGGATTCGAAGCGACCCCGCGAGTCAACATTCACCACGACATAGCCCCGTGGTGCGAATTTCTGCGCACGGGTCGCCATCCCATCTTTGTTGTAGGGGGTGATCTGCAGGATGGCGGGAAAGCGGCCTTCAGCGGCCGGGCGAAAGATGTCGCACTTCAGCAGGGCCCCATCGCGTACCGGCGCGTCGAGGTTCCGCGTCGCGGTGATTTCGTACTGGATGGGCGAATAGTCGCCTGCCATTGGCGGCTGGGCGGTGGTGTGGAGGCAGCACAGGGTGAGGGCGAGGATGATGGCCAGTGCGATTTTAGGGAAGTGCCTCGTCATCTATGCGTTTCCTTCGTGCTGCACGTTTGATTCAGACGGGATGGGTGGCTGCTGGGGGTATTTTAGTAGTCTGCAGAGACACGGGGCAATGTTAGAGGGAGGGAGGACCCGAACCAAACTGTGAAAAGCGGCGGTCCTCGATCGGGATTTTTGGGCGCGCTTGACTGTCAGTTAGCACGGCCACGAAGTGAACCTTTCACAACAGGCGGCGTATATGAGTAAGCGCTATCAACGACCGTGGTCGCTCAAGAATACGGCGGCCATGGATGCCTGGCGCAGAGATTGACCATATGGCGAAGTAACGAACATGCAGAAGGTGGAAAAGGAGCGTGATACATGCAGAGAAGTCTCAAATTTGCAACCCTCGCAGGGCTTATATGCGTTATTTTATTGGCGCCAGGAATCAAATTTTTCCGGAATGCCAGGCATGCCCTGGAAAGGGCGCAATGTAGAGAAAATCTGCAAACGCTTGGCGTCAAGTTAGCGAAGAATGCCGAAGAACTGGCCGCGGAATTAAAGGGCACTTACCCGCCGATGTCCCGCGAAGCCAATAAGCTAATGTTCACAACCGAGGGGCTATTACCGAAGTGCATACCCGCTCCCGAGCTACTCGTATGCCCAAGCCGGGCATCCCAAGGGATGCCACAGGAATTTGACGATGGGAGTTACTTCTATACGGGATACGTGTTGGCGGAACGCGGTTTTGTCCCACCCAGTGGCTGGCCTTTTATGGCAGATATAAGTTACCCCGTAAGCTACTACACATTCGATAATCTGCTGCCCGCTTTTGCCGCCTTCTACGACAATCAAATCGCAAGTGCGGGGAGTTTCAAAGAGCGCTTCGTTCGTGAGGGAGAAATCGACATTTACCGCCTTACGGAAGGGGTCGAACACGGCTATGAAAGGACTGTAGATTGTGTGGGTGATGATGTCCAGAAAGATGTAAAGATCTCTCGCGGCGCTATCCCCGTTCTAATCGAATGGCCGGATAATATTCATTCTTCGGAACGACTGGGTGGAAATGTCCTGTGGCTGGATGGGCAAGTTACATGGCTCCCATACCCAGGCGAATTCCCCATGACGGAAGAGGGGATGGCAATCTTTACCAAACTTGCTGGGCGTCCACCCATTGGGCAATTGGAATAGGCGAATTCTGATTGGATTGTTACGGTGACCTGATGGCAGGAGGAGGATGGGCAAAGCTGGGAAGGGCAGGCGGCCCCGCCACAGTGTAGCAAGTCACGCGACGCTTTATCCGGGCCCGTGTTGGCAATAGGCCATCGTCTATGGGGGTAACGGTATGTGGAGGCCGGTGTAGGATTAGCATCAAGTCGCTCGGGCGTTCAGGCCTCACATCGCGCCTTTGTCCGCCGGAAATCGACGGCAGCGTCACCCCGACCTACAGGAGAATAGTTCAATGCGAAAGCATCTATCACGCAGTGTCCTTACGGGAATGATCCTTGTGGCCCTCACGGGCTGTCCGCCGGAGGGCGGGTTTCCCGTGCCGCCTTTCGACACCTCCGGCGCGTATAGCGGCTCCTGGAGCGGCACATCGAGCGACGACGCGCAGACCGTGGCGGAGTGTCCTCTTGAGCTGACCTTGACGCAAAACCTCTCGCTCGCCTTTCCTGGGGATCACGGCGTCCAGGGCGTGGCGACCATTGATTACACCTGCATCGAGTTGCCCGAATGGGCGCAAGGGGAGACCCAACCCAGCACGGTGGAGGTTGGCGGTGTCCTCGAAAGTAACGGCAGGCTTACGCTGGTCAGCGCCGCGTGCGGGACGGGGTACTGCGTTGTACTGAGCCTGGCCGGGCAGGGAGAGGACGCCGACAGCGACGGACTTATGTACACGTACGCCGGAGACTGGTCTTATCAGATTCTACTTGCCGGGTTCGAGCCCTTTGGATTTGAGGGTACGTTTGTGGTTGACGCGGCAGCACCGGAGGCGTAGGAGGGCGGGGTCTTATGGGTCTTATGGGTTAGGCAGGCATTTCTTCCTACTGCGCAGTGGAAGATTCAGAACAAGATACATAAAAAGATTTTGCCTATTGCTGCAAGCCACGGTACTGCGGGGTGTTGCGGCTTGACGGAATTCACGCAGAAATCCTCTTCGCCCCGAAGGGGCAGCGCAGCTTTCAGCCCGGGGCAACGCCCCGGGAAAAGGGTGACGACTATTTCGCCGCCCTGAAAGGGCAAGGTAGTTCACACGCGAACCATGGGACTCCGTGCAACTGCGCTGCCCTTTCAGGGCGAGATCAGTGAGGGTTCCCTTCAACCCAGGCGTTGCCTGGGGCTATGAACTGCTCTGCCCCTTCGGGGCGAAGAAAGTCACTTCCCATGATCGAAAATATCTTCCAGATTCACGATCAGTGGCGGTTCAAGGTTGATTGCGGCCAGAGGCCTCGCTGTGTCCCATAGGACCCACTAGACACATTTCAGAGGGAATTGAATAGATCAATACGCCGCAGCCGCCGTCTCCACCAATTCCCCTTCGAGCCAGTGGCCCGCGTGGGTTCTCACCTCCACCTGCACCATGTCGCCGATTTCGTGGTCGGGGGCGTGGCAGGTGATGGGGCGGTAGCTGTCGGTGCGGCCGTTGAGCCAGCCTTGCTTGCGGGGGTGGGCGGCGTCGATGAGGACTTCCTGGGTGGTGCCGTAGTAGGCGGCGAGCTTTTCGGCGTCGATGCTGTTTTGCAATTCCAGGACGCGGGCGAGGCGTTCTTCTTTGACCTCGCGGGGCACGTCGTCTTCGAGGGCTTCGGCCTCGGTGCCGGGGCGGGGGGAGTACTTGAAGGCGAAGACCTGGCCGTAGCGCACTTCGCGGAGGCAATGGAGGGTGCGCTCGAAGTCTTCTTCCGTCTCGCCGGGGAAGCCGACGATGAGGTCGGTGCTCAGCTCGACGGTGGGGCAGACCTTCTGGAGGTATTTCACCTTTTCCAGGTATTCGTCCAGCGTGTGGTTGCGGCGCATCGCGTCGAGGATGCGGTCGCTGCCGGCCTGGAAGGGGAGGTGGAGGTTCTTTGCAATAGTCTTGCGGGCCGCCATGAGGTCGGAGAGATCGTTGTTCCAGTCCTTCGGGTGGGGCGAGGTGAAGCGGATGCGCTTGAGGCCCTTAATCTGGGACACGTCGTCGAGCAACTCGTAGAAGCGGTAGTCGGCGGAGGCGCG is from Candidatus Hydrogenedentota bacterium and encodes:
- the miaB gene encoding tRNA (N6-isopentenyl adenosine(37)-C2)-methylthiotransferase MiaB, encoding MAEKAYIKTYGCQMNEHDSFQMRGVLEQQGYEITEDQDVANLIVVNTCSVRHNPENKVYSLVGTLRDRKKADPSLIIAVAGCVAQQEGEKILKRDKSIDMVFGPDNFFKLPEMIEQVKAGERVCNTKWMPRDRKIQNFIPEEWIERGHVEGIKAYIAITKGCNNMCTYCIVPFTRGREVSRENNNVLQEAKALVRNGAKEIWLLGQNVNSYRASADYRFYELLDDVSQIKGLKRIRFTSPHPKDWNNDLSDLMAARKTIAKNLHLPFQAGSDRILDAMRRNHTLDEYLEKVKYLQKVCPTVELSTDLIVGFPGETEEDFERTLHCLREVRYGQVFAFKYSPRPGTEAEALEDDVPREVKEERLARVLELQNSIDAEKLAAYYGTTQEVLIDAAHPRKQGWLNGRTDSYRPITCHAPDHEIGDMVQVEVRTHAGHWLEGELVETAAAAY
- a CDS encoding CocE/NonD family hydrolase codes for the protein MTRHFPKIALAIILALTLCCLHTTAQPPMAGDYSPIQYEITATRNLDAPVRDGALLKCDIFRPAAEGRFPAILQITPYNKDGMATRAQKFAPRGYVVVNVDSRGRFESGGDWDPFSPQHKTDGYDLVQWIAAQPWCNGNVGMYGLSYMGWTQWWTASQAPTALKAIVPEVAPPDHFYNCPYQNGIYVSWMIDWAGNMSARLPHSAGPGGYGGFAVGREQAYSKLPYIDFDKTRNYLPNDWWRKWILQNTAEGEYWKAIAYQTPEDYARITVPSLAITGWFDADFPGSPMNYLAMKDHGGTPEARRPRMVIGPWQHIINTERVAAGVDFGPDAIIDWDGYVIRWFDYHLKGIENGVLDDPPVHVFVMGRNAWRAAEDWPLPQTQFTKYYLHSDGEANGAAGDGHLSTEAPGEEAPDHYVYIPLDPTPSPAFGNGHIDGPRDVQTSSARNDVLVYDTPALTEDVEVVGPITATLFAATSGHDTDWMIRIIDVQPDGRALFLGEGVMRARHRDPEKSGTFNPSALTTLTPGETYEYTLEFHRPTGNLFKQGHRIRIEISSSYFPYYLRNPNTPEPNIGLATAFQTVTQTVLHDSAHPSHVILPIIPTGT